AAGTCGGCGCCCGCGCTCGAGCCCGTGCCGTTCATCGCGATCGGCGTCCCGTTCTGCCCCACGCATTCGATCGCGACGTCCGGTCCGGCGCTGGCGACCGGCACCAACCCTTGCGCGGACGCGACGCCTGCGAAACCGAGAAGCGAGACCAGAGCCACAGCAACGAGCCGCATGACTCCAACCCTCCGACGGAAACTTGACGCAGTTTGACCGATTCCAGCGTCGACGACCAGACCCCCGCTGGCGCGACGGTCCTGCAACCGGCAAAGAATACGCATGACCCAGAAGCGCAACGGAAGCGGCCTCGCCGTCGGACCCGGCAGTCGCGGCGAGGAATTGGCGCGCGCGCTGCGCTTCTGTGTGGAGTTCATCCGCGGCTTCCGCGCGCTGCACTTCGTCGGACCGTGCGTGACGATCTTCGGCTCGGCGCGCTTCGACGAGACCCATCCCTACTACGCGCTGGCGCGCGAGACGGCGCGGCAGATCGGCGGCGCGGGCTTCACGATCATGACCGGCGGCGGGCCCGGAATCATGGAGGCCGCCAACCGCGGCGCGCGCGACGTGGGCGCCTGCTCCGTCGGCTGCAACATCGAGCTTCCGCGCGAGCAGAAGCCCAACCCCTATCTGGAAAACTTCATCGAGTTCCAGCACTTCTTCGTGCGCAAGCTGATGCTCGTGAAGTACTCCTACGCGTTCGTCGCGCTGCCCGGGGGCTTCGGCACGCTCGACGAGGTGTTCGAGGTCGCGACGCTGATGCAGACGCGCAAGATCGAGAATTTCCCCTGCGTGCTGATGGGCGTGGACTACTGGGCGCCGCTGCGCGAGTTCGTGGAGCGCGCCATGGTCGCGGCTGGCACGATCGCGCGCGAGGACGCGGCCCGGCTGCTCTTCACCGACGACCCCGAGGAGGCGGCGCACTGGATCGCGCAGCGCACGCGCGGCCTCCTCGAGCTGCGCCGGCCGCCCCGGCCGCTGCGCATCCTGGGCGAGCGGACTACGCCGCAGACTCGCTGAACGCGCGCGCGCTCGGTCCCGCGCCGAAGAACCGCAGCGCCGGGCCCGCGTAGTCGGACGCGACCCGGCAGCGCCGGCCGAGCACCATGGCCTGACGCTTCTCGGTGTCGTAGCCGGGCCAGAAGGGAACGGCTGCGTGGCCGGGCTGGCCGGTCCGCGCGAAGGCGATCCAGGATTCCTGGACGCGATGGGAGAGCTTTGCCGCGCCCGGAATCGCGCCGAGCCAGGGCCGCAGCCAGGGCTCGAGGATCGTGCCGAACACGAACGGCAGCTCGATTCCGTGGCAGGCCCCGATCTGGCGCTCGAGAAGCGGCGGAGACCAGCTGAAGGAGTAGGCGAACGTCGCGCGCGAATGCCCGCGCACGAGCTCGAGAAGCCGCGCGGCCGGCCAGTGGAAGATTCGATCGCCTTGGAACGCGGACCAGCGTTCGCGCGGGTCGAGGCGGCGGCGCGAGTCCGGCGCCTCGCGGTAGGCCTGGTAGGCGCGCTCGGCCTCGGGCTCGGGCAGCACGCGGCCAAAACGGCGGCGAAGCGCGGCCTCGTCCATGCGCCGCGCGCGCGCGTCGGCGAGCATGAAGAGCTTCCACTCGTCCCGGTTGGTTCCTACCAGAACCGAGACCTCCGCGGCGGAGCCGCGCGCGATCAGGTCGAGCGGGCTCTCGGGCAACAGGTCGCCATCGATGCAGGGCTGGAACGCGAGCCCGCCGAGCGGGAGCGCGAGCTGGAACGCGGCCTCGCGCTGCGCGCGCAGCAGCTCGTCCAGCGGCGCGGCTCGAAGCGCGTCGAGGCTCTCGCCGTGACAACCGAGCAGCGAGAGGTACAGCTCCGCGACCCGGCGCGACTGCTCCGGCTCCGAGACGTTGTCCGCCGCGCCGCTCTGCAGGATCGCGCTCCGGAACAGCCCGCGCGCGGCCGGCGTGCCGAGCAGCGCGCCGATGCTCATCGCGCCCGCCGACTCGCCGAAGACCGTCACCGCCTCGGGATCGCCGCCGAGCTCCGCGATGTTGTCTCGCACCCATTCGAGCGCAGCGATCTGGTCGCGCAGTCCCTGGTTCGCGGGCGCCTCGCCGACGTTTGGAATCAGCCCGCGCAGGTCGAGCGAGCCGAGCGCGCCGAGCCGGTAGTTGAGCGTGACCACGACGAGGTCGCCCCGCGCGGAGAGGCGCGACCCATCGTAGAGCCGCGTGCTTCCCGAGCCCATCAGAAAGGCGCCGCCGTGGATGAAGACCATGACCGGTCGCCGCCCAGCGTCGAGCGCTGGCGTCCAGACGTTCAGGTATAGGCAGTCCTCGCTGCGCCCGGCGGATCCGCCGCCGATGAAGCGCCGCACCAGCCAGTTGTCGACGCCCGCCTGGGGCGCGGACGGGGCGAAGCGCGTCGCGCTACGCGTTCCCGTCCAAGGGCGAACCGGCTGGGGCGGGCGCAGGCGCAGCGGCCCGA
This is a stretch of genomic DNA from Deltaproteobacteria bacterium. It encodes these proteins:
- a CDS encoding TIGR00730 family Rossman fold protein, which codes for MTQKRNGSGLAVGPGSRGEELARALRFCVEFIRGFRALHFVGPCVTIFGSARFDETHPYYALARETARQIGGAGFTIMTGGGPGIMEAANRGARDVGACSVGCNIELPREQKPNPYLENFIEFQHFFVRKLMLVKYSYAFVALPGGFGTLDEVFEVATLMQTRKIENFPCVLMGVDYWAPLREFVERAMVAAGTIAREDAARLLFTDDPEEAAHWIAQRTRGLLELRRPPRPLRILGERTTPQTR
- a CDS encoding carboxylesterase/lipase family protein — encoded protein: MIVSPKSVVHSMGRSIGGLSIARPTTPSPSTSTPVARNVLTERSSTIITSCCPRRPVPTQPRTSTSAIGSRTRSPPRGESTSRYTRSARAPNEKSKASGAASKMGSMRRLGDTCTTRAGRLEGVRTRQGLVFRGIPFAEPPVGPLRLRPPQPVRPWTGTRSATRFAPSAPQAGVDNWLVRRFIGGGSAGRSEDCLYLNVWTPALDAGRRPVMVFIHGGAFLMGSGSTRLYDGSRLSARGDLVVVTLNYRLGALGSLDLRGLIPNVGEAPANQGLRDQIAALEWVRDNIAELGGDPEAVTVFGESAGAMSIGALLGTPAARGLFRSAILQSGAADNVSEPEQSRRVAELYLSLLGCHGESLDALRAAPLDELLRAQREAAFQLALPLGGLAFQPCIDGDLLPESPLDLIARGSAAEVSVLVGTNRDEWKLFMLADARARRMDEAALRRRFGRVLPEPEAERAYQAYREAPDSRRRLDPRERWSAFQGDRIFHWPAARLLELVRGHSRATFAYSFSWSPPLLERQIGACHGIELPFVFGTILEPWLRPWLGAIPGAAKLSHRVQESWIAFARTGQPGHAAVPFWPGYDTEKRQAMVLGRRCRVASDYAGPALRFFGAGPSARAFSESAA